A stretch of the Pseudobacteriovorax antillogorgiicola genome encodes the following:
- a CDS encoding TrmH family RNA methyltransferase — protein sequence MRSKMEAEPYRAVRAVSSFGTRVMIESLKNQKIKDLIKLRDGKHRRRMQRFLLEGDRETDRAIRNGIQVLEIYACKASLGELGKSLVEKNPDLVTWVSPAVFEKIALRDSTGGLCSVGQPRYAYLDDLPRENLFLIVAEGLEKPGNLGAILRTADGAGADGLVLLDETADLYNPNCIRASLGAAFSVPVIRSRHQEFLDFCQQHKVQLVTASPHSDSFYYGLDLKSSAAIVLGSEAHGLSGFWESHGTAVKIPMLGVCDSLNVSVSAAILAYEVRRQRS from the coding sequence TTGAGGAGCAAGATGGAGGCCGAGCCCTACCGAGCGGTGCGAGCTGTTTCTTCATTCGGAACTAGAGTCATGATTGAATCCCTTAAAAACCAAAAGATCAAAGACTTAATCAAGCTGCGGGACGGGAAGCACCGGCGGCGGATGCAACGTTTTTTGCTTGAGGGTGATCGGGAAACGGATCGAGCCATTCGAAACGGGATTCAGGTTCTAGAGATCTATGCTTGCAAGGCTAGTCTTGGAGAGCTAGGAAAAAGTCTGGTTGAGAAAAATCCAGACTTGGTGACCTGGGTGAGCCCGGCAGTTTTTGAAAAAATTGCTCTCCGAGATAGCACCGGTGGGCTATGCTCTGTGGGTCAGCCGCGATATGCGTATCTGGATGATCTACCTCGGGAAAACTTATTTCTTATAGTTGCCGAAGGCTTAGAAAAGCCTGGCAATCTGGGTGCTATCCTCCGCACAGCAGATGGGGCTGGTGCTGATGGTCTGGTGTTGTTGGATGAAACCGCCGATCTTTACAACCCTAACTGCATCCGTGCTAGCCTGGGAGCAGCTTTTTCGGTACCCGTAATCAGGTCTCGCCATCAGGAGTTTTTAGATTTTTGCCAGCAGCACAAGGTTCAGTTGGTAACAGCTTCCCCCCATAGCGACTCTTTCTACTACGGCCTCGATCTTAAATCCTCGGCGGCAATTGTTTTAGGTAGTGAAGCTCATGGCCTCTCTGGCTTTTGGGAATCCCATGGGACCGCAGTGAAGATTCCCATGCTGGGGGTCTGCGACTCTTTGAATGTATCGGTTTCTGCTGCTATTCTGGCCTATGAAGTCCGTCGGCAGCGATCTTAA
- a CDS encoding class I SAM-dependent methyltransferase, translating to MNTYQLIDSGNFQKLEQIGPYRMVRPSPQAVWRPRLPASEWKRDVDVVFKRFSGGDGKWTVLNKRLDREWFIDYGGLNLKLKRTDFGHLGVFAEQISNWQTIRSLSKPDMEVLNLFAYTGGSSLAAAQGGAKVVHVDASKTSVAWARENAEANQLADHPIRWIVDDAQKFVAKEARRGRRYHGVILDPPSFGRGSKNEVWKIEEHLSPLLDGIKEILHEDFKFILLSSHSHGYTPVAMKNNLLELVGDITGEFQLSEMLVEEQDGGRALPSGASCFFIRN from the coding sequence ATGAATACCTACCAACTCATCGATTCTGGAAACTTTCAAAAGCTTGAACAAATTGGACCCTATCGCATGGTTCGGCCTTCACCCCAAGCTGTGTGGCGACCTCGCCTGCCAGCATCCGAGTGGAAGCGGGATGTGGATGTGGTCTTCAAACGCTTTTCCGGGGGAGATGGTAAGTGGACGGTATTGAACAAGCGTCTCGATCGTGAGTGGTTCATTGACTATGGTGGCTTGAATTTGAAATTAAAGCGCACCGACTTTGGTCATTTGGGTGTGTTTGCCGAACAGATAAGCAATTGGCAAACTATACGCTCCCTGTCGAAGCCCGATATGGAGGTCTTGAACCTTTTTGCTTACACCGGTGGCTCTTCGCTTGCAGCGGCTCAAGGGGGTGCTAAGGTCGTTCATGTCGATGCCTCGAAGACCAGTGTCGCTTGGGCTCGTGAGAACGCTGAAGCGAATCAGCTAGCAGATCACCCGATCAGATGGATCGTTGATGATGCCCAGAAATTTGTTGCGAAGGAAGCGCGCCGAGGTCGACGCTATCATGGAGTCATCTTAGATCCACCGAGCTTTGGTCGCGGGAGTAAGAACGAGGTCTGGAAGATCGAAGAGCACCTTTCGCCTCTTTTGGATGGCATTAAAGAGATCCTCCATGAGGACTTTAAGTTTATTCTTCTCAGCTCTCATTCTCACGGCTATACCCCTGTGGCGATGAAAAATAATCTGCTCGAACTCGTGGGCGATATAACCGGAGAGTTCCAGCTCAGCGAGATGCTTGTTGAGGAGCAAGATGGAGGCCGAGCCCTACCGAGCGGTGCGAGCTGTTTCTTCATTCGGAACTAG